Proteins from a single region of Dyadobacter fanqingshengii:
- a CDS encoding YWFCY domain-containing protein: MTRLISILVLALHFYYFCYQAFQNWHLTSLISDRILDKIFAAGLFSSFIKTKRL, translated from the coding sequence ATGACCCGCTTGATCAGCATACTGGTCCTCGCATTACATTTTTACTATTTCTGTTATCAGGCATTCCAAAATTGGCACCTGACATCTTTAATTTCAGACCGGATTTTGGATAAGATTTTTGCCGCCGGGCTATTCTCTTCGTTCATTAAAACCAAGAGATTGTAG
- a CDS encoding relaxase/mobilization nuclease domain-containing protein has protein sequence MVAIIKTGASIRSTFYYNENKLKEGVAECIMAGNYPDDVANLNEQERLNMLLKLAALNTNVVRNSVHISLNFDPSEQHSKALLKEISQAYMEKIGFGDQPFLVYQHHDAGHPHIHIVSVKVAHDGSRIETQNIGRNQSERARKEIEQEFHLVKASSKKHQQSEHLKPAMVSANYGKVETKRAISNILAGVIDKYKFTSIPELNAVLNRYNVAADRGNEESRTFKKGGLHYRLLNAKGERVGVPIKASDFHQKPTLNYLQNRFEINDQLRQTDKLRVKNAIDFTLYGKTNVTLDRLINILERDGIDTVLWKNDTGLIYGITYVDHRSKAVFNGSSLGKNYSAKAIQERCVTIDTAMANRLSNTQKQEHPITGHGQSATSKSYLLAIPEQSNEARLANGEDSLFDPVKQDGFTPADLRGNKRKKKKGFSQSL, from the coding sequence ATGGTTGCGATCATAAAGACAGGGGCTTCTATTCGAAGCACTTTTTACTACAACGAAAACAAGTTGAAGGAGGGTGTAGCCGAGTGCATCATGGCGGGAAATTACCCGGATGATGTGGCAAATCTGAATGAGCAAGAGCGGTTAAATATGCTCCTGAAACTGGCTGCCTTGAACACGAATGTTGTCCGAAACAGCGTTCACATCTCATTAAATTTTGACCCTTCCGAGCAACATTCCAAGGCGCTTTTGAAAGAAATTTCGCAGGCTTATATGGAGAAGATTGGCTTTGGTGATCAGCCATTCCTGGTGTATCAACATCACGATGCCGGGCATCCGCACATCCACATTGTGAGCGTAAAAGTAGCGCATGATGGAAGCCGGATTGAAACGCAGAATATCGGACGAAACCAATCGGAAAGGGCGAGGAAGGAAATCGAACAAGAGTTTCATCTGGTGAAGGCATCTAGTAAAAAACACCAGCAATCCGAACATTTAAAGCCCGCGATGGTTAGTGCAAACTATGGTAAGGTTGAGACCAAACGAGCAATATCGAATATTCTTGCAGGGGTTATCGACAAGTACAAATTCACTTCCATTCCTGAGCTAAACGCCGTGTTGAATCGCTACAATGTCGCGGCAGATCGCGGAAATGAAGAGTCCAGAACTTTCAAGAAAGGCGGGCTTCACTACCGGTTGTTAAACGCAAAAGGCGAACGGGTCGGTGTGCCAATTAAGGCTAGCGACTTTCACCAAAAACCGACATTAAATTACCTCCAAAACCGGTTTGAAATCAACGATCAACTTCGGCAAACAGACAAGCTAAGAGTCAAAAACGCAATTGATTTCACATTGTATGGAAAGACGAATGTGACACTTGATCGCCTCATTAATATTCTTGAACGAGATGGAATCGACACCGTTCTCTGGAAGAATGATACCGGACTGATCTATGGAATTACTTATGTCGATCACCGCTCGAAAGCAGTTTTTAACGGAAGTTCTCTCGGTAAAAATTATAGTGCAAAAGCCATCCAGGAACGCTGTGTGACTATCGATACCGCCATGGCTAACAGGCTATCTAATACACAGAAACAAGAGCATCCAATAACAGGTCATGGACAGTCAGCCACATCAAAAAGCTATTTGCTCGCAATTCCTGAGCAGAGTAATGAGGCAAGACTTGCCAATGGTGAGGATTCACTATTTGACCCTGTCAAACAAGATGGTTTTACACCAGCAGACCTTCGTGGAAACAAACGTAAAAAGAAAAAAGGGTTCTCTCAATCACTTTAA
- a CDS encoding plasmid mobilization protein has product MNEDKHNRTKWLHVRLTPEEFQLLLRRVQRTTCRKTSEYARKILLSEPVVINHRDQSFDETMVELTRLRRELTAAGNNLNQAVKRLHALSQIADFRSWLDANENDKNQFLELVKEINIYISKASKIWLRS; this is encoded by the coding sequence ATGAATGAAGACAAACACAACCGAACCAAGTGGCTGCATGTCCGCTTAACGCCTGAGGAGTTTCAGCTGCTTCTTCGTAGAGTACAAAGGACAACATGCCGAAAGACGAGTGAGTATGCAAGAAAGATCCTGCTTTCTGAGCCCGTTGTGATTAACCATCGAGACCAGTCATTTGATGAAACGATGGTTGAGTTGACCCGTCTCAGACGCGAGCTAACAGCTGCCGGTAATAACCTAAATCAAGCCGTCAAACGGCTACATGCCTTGTCCCAAATCGCCGACTTTCGCAGTTGGTTGGATGCCAACGAAAATGACAAAAATCAGTTTCTCGAGCTGGTTAAAGAGATCAATATTTACATCAGTAAAGCTTCTAAGATATGGTTGCGATCATAA
- a CDS encoding toprim domain-containing protein — translation MSERERGSRGLLTLAEIREIDLIGYLSELGFEPVKVHSADHWYLSPLRDERTASFKVNRRLNRWYDRGISLGGNLIDFATIFYQCSVGEVIKTFSDYWSFHRPKILLPSTEKAAANCPIQVLYTGQLTSKTLLDYIVSRSVSPDIARQYCRQVNYQMGDRRYFEIGLLNNSGGYELRNSYSKLASSPKDITTINVGALTVSMFEGMFDFLSYKTLMRKMTEQPENYVILNSISLFDRARPFLESHYNIDLYFDRDTAGVRSTSTVKDISEKYNDASGMYTGYKDFNEWLASTSSSQKS, via the coding sequence ATGAGCGAAAGAGAGAGGGGAAGCCGCGGGCTGTTAACGTTGGCAGAAATTAGGGAAATAGACCTTATTGGTTATCTGTCAGAATTAGGATTTGAGCCAGTCAAAGTGCATAGTGCAGATCACTGGTATTTGTCCCCCTTGCGGGATGAACGGACTGCATCGTTTAAAGTCAATCGGAGACTTAATCGTTGGTATGATCGCGGAATCAGTCTTGGAGGGAATTTAATTGACTTCGCCACGATTTTTTACCAGTGCTCAGTTGGGGAAGTAATCAAGACTTTCTCCGATTACTGGTCCTTTCACAGGCCCAAGATTCTTTTACCTTCAACAGAGAAGGCTGCCGCGAATTGCCCCATACAAGTTTTGTATACCGGGCAGCTCACAAGTAAAACACTTTTGGACTACATAGTTTCAAGATCTGTTTCACCTGATATCGCCAGGCAATACTGCCGACAGGTTAACTACCAGATGGGAGACCGAAGGTATTTTGAAATTGGCTTGCTCAATAATTCTGGTGGTTATGAGCTACGGAATTCTTACTCGAAGTTGGCAAGCAGTCCGAAGGATATTACTACAATCAATGTCGGTGCTCTGACAGTCTCGATGTTTGAGGGCATGTTCGATTTTCTGTCCTACAAAACCTTGATGAGAAAGATGACTGAGCAACCCGAGAATTACGTCATCCTGAACTCCATCTCTCTCTTCGATCGCGCACGACCTTTTCTGGAAAGCCATTATAACATCGACCTATATTTTGATCGGGATACTGCAGGTGTTAGGAGCACTTCGACAGTAAAGGACATCAGTGAAAAATACAATGATGCCAGTGGAATGTATACTGGCTATAAGGATTTCAATGAGTGGTTGGCAAGTACATCATCGAGCCAAAAGAGTTGA
- a CDS encoding JAB domain-containing protein gives MESFANVSNLYQVAEIELIYKTNVQASQRPKIESSRDAYKVLMQTWNPDRLEFIEEFKILLLNNASRVLGIFEVSKGGISGASADVRIVFAAALKANATGIILAHNHPSGQLVPSHADKYITENMRKAGELLNIRVLDHLIVTAEGFCSFSDESLL, from the coding sequence ATGGAAAGCTTCGCGAATGTTTCAAACTTGTATCAGGTAGCAGAGATTGAGCTGATCTACAAAACCAATGTGCAAGCAAGCCAGCGTCCTAAAATAGAATCGTCCAGAGATGCATATAAGGTGCTGATGCAAACCTGGAATCCTGACAGGCTAGAATTTATTGAAGAGTTCAAGATACTGCTATTAAATAATGCCAGCCGAGTGCTAGGTATTTTTGAAGTTTCCAAAGGTGGGATTTCAGGTGCAAGTGCTGATGTAAGGATCGTTTTTGCAGCTGCTTTGAAAGCCAATGCAACAGGGATTATCCTGGCCCACAATCACCCTTCCGGACAGCTTGTGCCGAGTCATGCTGATAAGTATATTACTGAGAATATGAGAAAGGCTGGAGAATTACTGAATATCCGAGTGTTGGATCATTTGATCGTTACGGCGGAAGGGTTTTGTTCGTTTTCGGATGAGAGTCTTTTGTGA
- a CDS encoding DUF4134 domain-containing protein: MKCGKTALSSRAKQVWAAALLSVMATIAKAQDGAAGISEADSQAQSYFEPGTQLMYAIGAVLGLVGAVKVFQKWNAGDNDTGKVAAAWFGSCIFLVVATVLQSFFGL, translated from the coding sequence ATGAAATGTGGGAAAACAGCCCTATCAAGCAGGGCAAAACAAGTATGGGCAGCAGCGCTGCTCTCAGTAATGGCAACCATTGCCAAAGCGCAAGACGGCGCGGCGGGCATCTCCGAAGCCGACAGCCAGGCGCAGAGCTACTTCGAGCCAGGCACGCAGCTGATGTATGCCATTGGCGCGGTGCTGGGGCTGGTAGGCGCAGTGAAGGTTTTCCAGAAATGGAATGCCGGGGACAATGATACCGGAAAGGTCGCGGCGGCGTGGTTTGGAAGCTGTATTTTTCTGGTGGTTGCTACCGTGCTGCAATCTTTCTTTGGCCTATAA
- a CDS encoding site-specific integrase yields the protein MESSMTILFSVRQSKINRNNQLPVYMRVTIGGARFEVATGKSVSPEKWLASSGKAKGATIEAKEVNAFLETLAGKAYAIQRQIIKEDLLMCIEIFKRKWQGEDQNIIGLLTIFKEHNAKVKQLINLEYAHATYMRYQTTLRHTEEFITWNYKTKDFDVRKLNFKFISDFEFYLKGVKKVGHNATMKYLANLKKIVLICVKNDIIAKDPFFAFKFAKHEVDRIALTEHELRTVANKVFEIPRLEQVRDIFLFCCYTGLAYADVAKLSKMDIIEGRSGEMWINIKRQKTDSASRIPLLPPALKLLKKYESQLERLDKHLLPVLSNQKMNAYLKEIGDVCGIVKPITFHLARHTFATTVTLSNGVPIETVSRMLGHRSLKTTQLYAKVLDKKVSDDMQRLSEIIGAKF from the coding sequence ATGGAATCAAGCATGACAATTCTGTTTTCGGTTAGGCAATCAAAGATCAATCGAAACAATCAACTGCCCGTTTACATGCGGGTAACAATTGGTGGAGCAAGGTTTGAAGTTGCAACAGGCAAATCTGTATCACCGGAAAAGTGGTTAGCAAGCTCAGGAAAAGCGAAGGGCGCAACAATAGAGGCTAAAGAAGTCAACGCATTTTTGGAAACCTTGGCAGGTAAAGCTTATGCCATTCAGCGGCAAATCATCAAGGAGGATCTATTGATGTGTATTGAAATTTTTAAGCGGAAGTGGCAGGGAGAAGATCAAAATATCATCGGGCTGTTGACCATATTTAAAGAACATAACGCCAAGGTCAAACAGTTGATCAATTTAGAATATGCGCACGCAACCTATATGCGATATCAGACCACGCTCAGGCACACCGAAGAGTTTATCACTTGGAACTACAAAACGAAGGACTTTGATGTCCGAAAACTCAATTTCAAATTTATATCGGATTTCGAGTTTTATTTAAAAGGTGTAAAAAAGGTTGGTCACAATGCTACAATGAAGTACTTGGCAAACCTAAAGAAGATAGTACTCATTTGCGTGAAAAATGACATCATAGCGAAAGACCCGTTTTTTGCATTTAAATTTGCAAAGCACGAAGTCGATCGAATTGCACTAACGGAGCATGAATTACGCACAGTTGCGAATAAAGTGTTTGAGATTCCACGTTTAGAACAAGTAAGAGACATCTTTCTCTTCTGCTGCTACACTGGCCTGGCGTATGCCGATGTCGCAAAACTTAGCAAAATGGATATAATAGAAGGTCGTTCAGGTGAAATGTGGATAAATATAAAGCGTCAAAAGACAGACTCTGCCTCCCGAATTCCACTTCTACCACCAGCTTTGAAGTTGCTAAAAAAGTACGAGAGCCAATTGGAGCGTTTAGACAAGCATCTGCTTCCGGTCCTCTCCAACCAAAAGATGAATGCTTATTTGAAAGAGATTGGAGATGTTTGTGGAATAGTTAAGCCAATTACTTTTCACCTAGCTAGACACACTTTTGCCACAACAGTTACGCTTTCAAATGGAGTTCCAATTGAAACGGTCTCAAGAATGCTTGGACATCGCAGCCTGAAAACGACCCAGCTATACGCGAAAGTCCTGGACAAAAAAGTCAGTGATGATATGCAACGATTGTCAGAGATTATAGGCGCAAAATTTTAG
- a CDS encoding carboxypeptidase-like regulatory domain-containing protein → MLGQLWTPIRGLPLVGATVSLSPAEAGTITDPQSTFRFDVLPVGRCWRPIDVEYSETLKTTLYEARSHYSVKMKDYFRPDLRWEF, encoded by the coding sequence TTGTTAGGGCAGTTATGGACGCCGATACGGGGCTTGCCACTTGTTGGTGCCACAGTTTCACTTTCACCCGCCGAAGCAGGCACTATTACCGATCCGCAAAGCACATTCCGGTTCGATGTATTGCCCGTGGGTCGCTGCTGGAGGCCCATTGATGTGGAATATTCCGAAACGCTGAAAACCACGCTTTACGAAGCGCGAAGTCATTACTCGGTAAAAATGAAAGACTATTTCCGGCCGGATCTGCGGTGGGAGTTTTGA
- a CDS encoding RagB/SusD family nutrient uptake outer membrane protein, with translation MKKISILIVLIGLSFSCSDSFFDLKPQGRASLEQLSNKNGVNALLIGAYSLVDGVGSGNTGRQSTVSNYVFGGIASDDAVKGTDAGDQPEQSFIEQYNWLSDNTYFLGKWWHQYDGVARCNEVIQIATGELVKDMTEAEIAQVVAEARFLRGFFHFEAKKMWNKIPYIDEKVYVSADPNSTKVPNTEDIWPKIEEDFKFAADNLPTVQAQKGRATQWAAKSFLAKSLLFQKKWAAAKTLLDDVVKNSGKKLVANYHDNYRTTGNNNTESIFEVQFSVNDGTNGNNGNAGDNLNWPYSAGAPGRGCCGFYQASHNLVNAFKTENGLPMIGAAGDGSLDTYNKVDLPNDQGIVSSAAFTLDKTIPVDPRLDWTVGRRGVNFLDWGPMPGSAWIRDQVYAGPFTGKKWMYYLAEENSTTHSTSKRNVNNNFRMIKLSHVLLWLAECEVELGNLAVAEGYVNQIRLRAKTGSVQDASVTYKVEPYPAGTFASKGAEYARNAVRMEQRLEFAMEGHRFFDLVRWGIAAKVLNKYAAEEAVPGKEPSGRTFSKRGYMAGKTFTEKNNYFPLPQDEILNSQLDGKPTLTQNPGY, from the coding sequence ATGAAAAAAATATCCATATTAATCGTTTTAATCGGACTGAGCTTTTCCTGCTCAGACAGCTTTTTCGATCTAAAACCACAAGGCCGTGCGTCCCTTGAACAACTCAGTAATAAGAATGGTGTAAATGCCTTGTTAATAGGCGCTTACTCACTTGTGGATGGTGTAGGATCCGGAAATACCGGCCGTCAGTCTACGGTCTCAAACTATGTTTTCGGCGGGATTGCGAGCGATGACGCAGTGAAAGGAACGGATGCGGGTGACCAGCCTGAGCAATCGTTCATCGAGCAGTATAACTGGCTTTCGGACAACACTTATTTCCTTGGCAAATGGTGGCACCAATATGATGGAGTGGCCAGATGCAATGAAGTGATCCAGATCGCTACGGGAGAATTGGTAAAGGATATGACCGAAGCTGAAATTGCTCAGGTTGTTGCAGAAGCGCGTTTTCTAAGAGGATTCTTCCATTTTGAAGCCAAGAAAATGTGGAATAAAATTCCTTACATCGACGAAAAGGTGTACGTGTCTGCTGATCCTAATTCTACAAAAGTTCCTAATACAGAAGATATCTGGCCTAAAATTGAGGAGGATTTCAAATTTGCAGCTGACAATCTTCCAACGGTTCAGGCGCAAAAAGGAAGGGCAACGCAATGGGCTGCCAAATCTTTCCTTGCAAAATCCTTACTGTTTCAAAAGAAATGGGCAGCAGCAAAAACTTTGCTGGATGATGTTGTGAAAAATTCAGGTAAAAAACTGGTTGCCAACTATCATGACAATTACAGGACGACCGGAAACAACAACACAGAATCCATTTTCGAAGTACAGTTTTCTGTAAACGACGGAACAAATGGTAACAATGGTAACGCAGGGGATAACCTCAACTGGCCATATTCGGCGGGTGCTCCGGGACGTGGCTGCTGCGGTTTTTACCAGGCCTCCCATAACCTTGTGAATGCATTCAAAACAGAAAACGGTTTACCAATGATCGGCGCTGCCGGAGATGGTTCGCTTGACACTTACAACAAAGTGGATCTTCCGAATGATCAGGGAATTGTGAGCTCAGCCGCATTTACATTGGACAAGACAATTCCTGTAGACCCACGTCTTGACTGGACAGTTGGCCGTCGCGGCGTGAACTTCCTGGATTGGGGACCTATGCCAGGTTCAGCATGGATTCGTGATCAGGTTTATGCAGGTCCGTTCACTGGCAAAAAATGGATGTATTACCTGGCTGAGGAAAACAGCACAACGCACTCAACCAGCAAACGTAACGTGAACAACAACTTCCGCATGATCAAGCTTTCCCACGTTTTGTTGTGGTTGGCTGAATGCGAAGTTGAGCTTGGAAATCTGGCGGTTGCAGAAGGTTATGTAAACCAAATCCGTCTGCGCGCCAAAACCGGTTCTGTTCAGGATGCGTCGGTAACTTACAAAGTAGAGCCATATCCGGCCGGAACATTCGCAAGCAAAGGCGCTGAATATGCAAGAAATGCAGTCCGTATGGAGCAACGTCTTGAATTTGCAATGGAAGGTCACCGATTCTTCGACCTGGTTCGCTGGGGCATTGCAGCCAAAGTGCTTAACAAATATGCTGCTGAGGAAGCGGTTCCGGGTAAAGAACCATCTGGCCGTACATTCAGCAAAAGAGGTTACATGGCTGGCAAAACCTTTACAGAGAAAAACAATTACTTTCCGCTTCCACAGGACGAGATCCTGAACAGCCAGCTGGATGGTAAGCCTACATTAACGCAGAACCCAGGTTACTGA